In the genome of Pseudomonas sp. P5_109, one region contains:
- a CDS encoding phospholipase D-like domain-containing protein has protein sequence MTTDYSNEVIQLTPEEHKSISLTMDWFAKKAIYPPRGGIQVTPLINGEKAFGAVHEAIEAAQKSVEIISWGFDPAMRFKPGSDRIGELLDIRGRHGIKTRVLIWKNVLANFVENTIIGDGFAGSGGTAAGSGIAKGRAASNRLIEDRQRLEYRSTIHQHELAKLRAGELPFYGTSGYRYEQREKELLAILVDVENQLAGQGGYNKLRGSGAPAYSPEDEEYTREWFSRIHDGRMQNVEFRTRDFSIETPLNALLRGPQMLKEKGRLATLYRLMQGEAPDTNFAHMLALALFASHHQKMVLVDYEDTANAVGFVMGHNMHRNYWDTNAHLYDDKAARRSPGFGPWQDLSMKVQGPALHDLNHNFSTAWDRETFWVKKWFHDGLREQRQAIKPDHFKAAGSTMAQICRTQPQEGAETSILELYHNALGNVRNYAYFENQYFRYPAFARQLRELAAAYIAKGRDKALYLFVVTNNPNSGDFSSTTYATLQELGQEQLMPQAQRTLAEDMLRKRSQLAYLEANPHNDAYMQRAQLNRAAVLKREITALEEKGVTPEVEERLGGLKPKDIPELGKPKDGAEEEPKPYTLQDLPGLKVVIATLTTCTPEPGGRLSEGQQAYFRDIYVHSKLLVVDDVFSLLSSANINTRSLHTDSELGLAAPDAELAKHWREELWKLHTGESFNDDKGRCDAEANFKNWNDVMDKNWENKNKNEPLIAHLTRFWDVETPYASAID, from the coding sequence ATGACGACTGATTACAGCAACGAAGTGATCCAGCTGACACCTGAGGAGCACAAGTCGATTTCCTTGACCATGGACTGGTTTGCGAAAAAAGCCATCTACCCACCACGCGGGGGGATTCAGGTCACCCCGCTGATCAACGGCGAGAAGGCCTTTGGCGCGGTACACGAGGCCATCGAGGCGGCGCAAAAAAGTGTCGAAATCATCAGTTGGGGATTCGACCCGGCGATGCGTTTCAAACCCGGCAGCGATCGCATCGGTGAACTGCTGGATATTCGCGGTCGCCATGGCATCAAGACCCGTGTGCTGATCTGGAAAAACGTGCTGGCCAACTTTGTTGAAAACACCATCATCGGCGATGGCTTCGCCGGCTCCGGCGGGACTGCCGCAGGGTCCGGCATTGCCAAGGGGCGGGCGGCGTCCAACCGCTTGATCGAAGACCGCCAGCGCCTGGAATACCGCAGCACCATTCACCAGCATGAATTGGCAAAACTGCGCGCAGGCGAACTACCTTTTTACGGCACCAGCGGCTACCGCTACGAACAACGCGAAAAGGAATTGCTGGCCATTCTGGTTGATGTGGAAAACCAACTGGCCGGGCAAGGTGGCTACAACAAACTCAGAGGTTCGGGAGCCCCTGCGTATTCGCCTGAAGATGAGGAGTACACGCGAGAGTGGTTCAGCCGCATCCACGATGGGCGAATGCAGAACGTCGAGTTTCGTACCCGAGATTTCTCCATTGAAACGCCGCTGAACGCGCTCCTGCGCGGGCCGCAGATGCTCAAGGAAAAAGGGCGTCTGGCGACCCTGTACCGATTGATGCAAGGAGAAGCCCCCGATACCAACTTTGCGCACATGCTGGCGCTGGCCCTTTTTGCCAGTCACCACCAGAAGATGGTCTTGGTGGACTATGAAGACACCGCGAACGCGGTGGGTTTCGTCATGGGCCACAACATGCACCGAAATTACTGGGATACCAACGCACACCTGTATGACGACAAAGCCGCGCGGCGTAGTCCGGGCTTCGGTCCATGGCAGGATTTGTCCATGAAAGTACAGGGCCCTGCCCTGCACGACCTGAACCACAACTTCAGCACCGCCTGGGATCGGGAAACCTTTTGGGTCAAAAAATGGTTTCACGATGGTCTGCGTGAACAGCGACAGGCCATCAAGCCGGACCATTTCAAAGCCGCCGGTTCAACCATGGCTCAGATTTGCCGTACGCAACCGCAAGAAGGTGCGGAGACCTCGATTCTGGAGCTTTATCACAACGCCTTGGGTAACGTGCGCAACTACGCCTATTTTGAAAACCAGTATTTCCGCTATCCAGCGTTTGCCAGGCAGTTGCGTGAGTTGGCGGCGGCTTACATCGCAAAGGGTAGAGACAAAGCCTTGTACCTGTTCGTGGTCACCAACAACCCGAACTCTGGTGACTTCTCCAGTACCACCTATGCGACCTTGCAGGAGCTGGGACAGGAGCAACTGATGCCGCAGGCCCAGCGCACGCTGGCGGAAGATATGCTGCGAAAACGCAGCCAGTTGGCGTATCTGGAGGCCAACCCACATAACGACGCCTACATGCAACGGGCCCAACTCAATCGAGCCGCGGTGCTGAAGCGTGAAATTACCGCGCTGGAAGAAAAAGGCGTCACTCCCGAGGTCGAAGAGCGTCTGGGTGGCCTCAAGCCAAAAGATATCCCTGAACTCGGCAAGCCGAAAGATGGCGCAGAGGAAGAGCCCAAGCCCTACACCCTCCAGGATTTACCCGGTCTGAAAGTGGTTATCGCAACGCTGACGACTTGCACGCCAGAGCCCGGAGGCAGGTTATCCGAGGGGCAGCAAGCTTATTTTCGAGACATCTATGTGCATTCCAAACTGTTGGTAGTGGACGATGTTTTTAGTTTGCTCAGCTCTGCGAATATCAATACCCGTAGTTTGCACACCGACTCGGAGTTAGGTCTGGCGGCACCGGATGCTGAGTTGGCCAAGCATTGGCGGGAAGAGTTATGGAAGTTGCACACGGGGGAGTCATTTAACGATGACAAGGGGCGTTGTGATGCAGAGGCCAACTTTAAAAACTGGAACGACGTGATGGATAAAAATTGGGAGAATAAAAATAAAAATGAACCGTTAATCGCCCACTTGACACGTTTTTGGGATGTGGAGACGCCTTATGCCAGCGCCATTGACTAA
- a CDS encoding tetratricopeptide repeat protein — MAYPIFTCAYEKDNNPPLDAEAERWFQQARALEKVRGVKDWRTIVGFYEKAIAKNHWKAMHNLAGLYRTGWPGQPGVEQDTSKMLDLYERMVKLKVPLGYYNWAVVAENGRGVLKSDRMASSYMFQAAQLGSPLAQVRIGQYFAFALPRDKQDDDMAERYYRCAGAQDNSYAIEKTASFYDTARKNKPRSLFYYQRAASLGSFTGLNNLKGAFEAIPRPIHNFGYQPNPTLHDFYSGLLGQLRADPNLRFPNLMKDHPLPAHPEQGFDAEHPDRRPEI, encoded by the coding sequence ATGGCCTACCCAATTTTTACCTGTGCTTACGAAAAAGACAATAACCCACCGCTGGATGCAGAGGCCGAGCGGTGGTTTCAACAGGCACGCGCACTGGAGAAAGTACGAGGGGTCAAAGACTGGCGAACCATCGTCGGGTTTTACGAAAAAGCCATCGCTAAAAATCATTGGAAGGCGATGCATAACCTGGCGGGACTTTATCGCACGGGATGGCCAGGACAGCCTGGTGTTGAACAGGACACCAGCAAGATGCTCGACCTTTACGAACGCATGGTAAAGCTTAAGGTTCCGCTGGGTTATTATAACTGGGCCGTGGTAGCCGAAAATGGACGGGGAGTATTGAAGTCGGACCGGATGGCCAGCTCTTATATGTTTCAGGCAGCGCAATTGGGCAGTCCATTGGCCCAGGTTCGAATCGGCCAATACTTCGCTTTTGCGCTCCCAAGGGATAAGCAGGACGATGACATGGCTGAGCGCTATTACCGATGTGCGGGCGCTCAGGACAATTCTTACGCCATAGAGAAAACCGCAAGTTTTTATGATACAGCTAGAAAAAACAAACCACGTTCGCTGTTCTATTATCAGAGGGCAGCATCGCTGGGCAGCTTTACTGGATTAAACAATTTAAAAGGAGCTTTCGAAGCTATACCTCGACCAATACATAACTTCGGATACCAGCCAAACCCAACGCTTCATGACTTCTACTCCGGTCTATTAGGGCAACTCCGCGCCGACCCAAATCTGCGTTTCCCCAACCTCATGAAAGACCATCCACTTCCCGCTCATCCCGAACAAGGCTTTGATGCAGAGCATCCGGATCGCAGACCTGAGATATGA
- a CDS encoding phosphatidylserine/phosphatidylglycerophosphate/cardiolipin synthase family protein: MSHLTKPENRRFLPGQASHHQKIVLVDYEDTANAVGFVMGHNMHRNYWDTNAHLYDDKAARRSPGFGPWQDLSMKVQGPALHDLNHNFSTVWDRETFWVKKWFDDGLREQRQAIKPDHFKAAGSTMAQICRTQPQEGAETSILELYHKALGNVRNYAYFENQYFRYPAFARQLRELAAAYRSKKRKKPLYLFVVTNNPNSGDFSSTTYATLQELGQEQLMPQAQRTLAENMLRKRSQLAYLEANPHNDAYMQRAQLNRAAVLKREITALEEKGVTPEVEERLGGLKPKDIPELGNPKDGAEEEPKPYTLQDLPGLKVVIATLTTCTPEPGGRLSEGQQAYFRDIYVHSKLLVVDDVFSLLSSANINTRSLHTDSELGLAAPDGELAKHWREELWKLHVGESFNDDKGRCDAEANFDAWNKVMDENWKKKEQNKPLIRHLTRFWDVETPYAKAID; the protein is encoded by the coding sequence ATGAGTCATCTCACCAAACCAGAAAATCGTAGATTCCTGCCTGGACAAGCCAGTCACCACCAGAAGATAGTCTTGGTGGACTATGAAGACACCGCGAACGCGGTGGGTTTCGTCATGGGCCACAACATGCACCGAAATTACTGGGATACCAACGCACACCTGTATGACGACAAAGCCGCGCGGCGTAGTCCGGGCTTCGGTCCATGGCAGGATTTGTCCATGAAAGTACAGGGCCCTGCCCTGCACGACCTGAACCACAACTTCAGCACCGTCTGGGATCGGGAAACCTTTTGGGTCAAAAAATGGTTTGACGACGGTCTGCGTGAACAGCGCCAGGCCATCAAGCCGGACCATTTCAAAGCCGCCGGTTCAACCATGGCGCAGATTTGCCGTACGCAACCGCAAGAAGGTGCGGAGACCTCGATTCTGGAGCTGTACCACAAGGCTTTGGGCAACGTGCGCAACTACGCCTATTTTGAAAACCAGTATTTCCGCTACCCGGCGTTTGCCAGGCAATTGCGTGAATTGGCGGCGGCTTACCGAAGCAAAAAACGTAAAAAACCTCTCTATTTGTTCGTGGTCACCAACAACCCGAACTCTGGTGACTTCTCCAGTACCACCTATGCGACCTTGCAGGAGCTGGGACAGGAGCAACTGATGCCGCAGGCGCAACGCACGCTGGCGGAGAACATGCTGCGAAAACGCAGCCAGTTGGCGTATCTGGAGGCCAACCCGCACAACGACGCCTATATGCAACGGGCCCAGCTCAATCGAGCCGCGGTGCTGAAGCGCGAAATTACCGCGCTGGAAGAAAAAGGCGTCACTCCCGAGGTCGAAGAGCGTCTGGGTGGCCTCAAGCCAAAAGATATCCCTGAACTCGGCAATCCGAAAGATGGCGCAGAGGAAGAGCCCAAGCCCTACACCCTCCAGGATTTACCCGGTCTGAAAGTGGTTATCGCAACGCTGACGACTTGCACGCCAGAGCCCGGAGGCAGGTTGTCCGAGGGGCAGCAAGCTTATTTTCGAGACATCTATGTGCATTCCAAACTGTTGGTGGTGGACGATGTTTTTAGTTTGCTCAGTTCTGCGAATATTAATACTCGTAGTTTGCATACCGACTCGGAGTTGGGTTTGGCTGCACCAGATGGGGAGTTGGCCAAACATTGGCGGGAAGAGTTGTGGAAATTGCATGTGGGGGAGTCATTTAACGATGATAAGGGGCGCTGCGATGCAGAGGCCAACTTCGATGCATGGAATAAAGTGATGGATGAGAACTGGAAAAAAAAGGAGCAGAACAAACCTCTAATCAGGCATTTAACTCGTTTCTGGGACGTGGAGACGCCATATGCTAAAGCCATTGACTAG
- a CDS encoding tetratricopeptide repeat protein, whose translation MAYPTFTCAYEKDNNPPLDTEADQWFKRARYLEEELGHWPEVVALYEKAIAKDHWKAMHNLARLYRVGEPGTEKNPGIEVDTSKMLDLYERMVKLKVPLGYYNWAVVSENGRGVLKSDRMASSYMFQAAQLGSPLAQVRIGQYFAFALPRDKQDDDMAERYYRCAGAQDNFDAIEKTASFYDTARKNKPRSLFYYQRAASLGSFTGLSNLKGAFEAIPRPIHNFGYQPNPTLHDFYSGLLGQLRADPNLRFPNLIKDHPLPPHPIQGFDAEHPDRRPEL comes from the coding sequence ATGGCCTATCCCACTTTTACCTGTGCTTACGAAAAAGATAACAACCCACCGCTGGATACGGAGGCCGATCAATGGTTTAAACGAGCTCGTTATCTAGAGGAAGAATTGGGGCATTGGCCCGAGGTAGTAGCGCTTTATGAAAAAGCCATTGCTAAAGATCATTGGAAGGCGATGCATAATCTGGCGCGGCTTTATCGTGTCGGTGAACCGGGAACCGAAAAAAACCCCGGAATAGAAGTCGACACCAGCAAGATGCTCGACCTTTACGAACGCATGGTAAAGCTTAAGGTTCCGCTGGGCTATTACAACTGGGCCGTGGTGTCCGAAAATGGACGAGGAGTGTTGAAGTCGGACCGAATGGCCAGCTCTTATATGTTTCAGGCAGCGCAATTGGGCAGTCCATTGGCCCAGGTTCGAATCGGCCAATACTTCGCTTTTGCGCTCCCAAGGGATAAGCAGGACGATGACATGGCTGAGCGCTATTACCGATGTGCGGGCGCTCAGGACAATTTTGATGCCATAGAGAAAACCGCAAGTTTTTATGATACAGCTAGAAAAAATAAACCACGTTCGCTGTTCTATTATCAGAGGGCAGCATCGCTGGGCAGTTTTACGGGGTTAAGCAATTTAAAAGGAGCTTTCGAAGCTATACCTCGACCAATACATAACTTCGGATACCAGCCAAACCCAACGCTTCATGACTTCTACTCCGGTCTATTAGGGCAACTCCGCGCCGACCCAAATCTGCGTTTCCCCAATCTCATAAAAGACCATCCATTACCCCCTCACCCGATACAAGGTTTTGATGCAGAACATCCGGATCGAAGACCGGAGCTATGA
- a CDS encoding amine dehydrogenase large subunit, whose product MRTNRISVQSALGLSLLVLGLNSARADLPAGTIGQTVLAFPPEAHRAFVIDVEFDSFVAGRVTVVDPDQKRILGMVPTGFAAPSTLSHDKKTLYSADIWYSRGTRGTRTDVLTAWDSSTLSPAWEVLIPNKRAESLTQRYSLKPSGDDKFVYVYNFTPSTSVTVVDTQAKAVATEIAIPGCVLNYPVGNRRFASLCGDGSLQVVTLNDQGQETARSRTPFFDPNAEKLVERAVNVGDTYYFTTTTGTVRPVDFAGDAPKILPSWSLVSDEDKKAGWAPGGWQLMAVAPKLDRLYVLMHDAHEAMKWEDPSPLIWAFDLKTHKKVATLEAPVPVWSMQATGDDKPLLLGADVEGGLQIFDLKTNKLTGSMPKVAKTATQVLSY is encoded by the coding sequence ATGCGAACAAACAGGATCTCCGTACAGTCAGCGCTAGGCCTGAGCCTGCTTGTACTCGGTTTGAACAGTGCCCGCGCGGATTTGCCCGCCGGTACGATTGGCCAGACCGTTCTGGCGTTTCCACCCGAAGCTCACCGCGCGTTTGTCATCGACGTCGAGTTCGACAGCTTCGTGGCTGGCCGCGTGACCGTGGTCGACCCGGACCAGAAGCGCATCCTCGGCATGGTGCCGACCGGTTTTGCTGCGCCGTCGACCCTCAGCCATGACAAAAAGACTCTCTACAGTGCAGACATCTGGTACTCCCGTGGTACCCGTGGCACTCGTACCGACGTGCTGACCGCCTGGGACAGCTCGACCCTGTCGCCGGCCTGGGAAGTGCTGATTCCGAACAAGCGCGCCGAATCGCTGACCCAGCGTTATTCGCTCAAGCCAAGCGGCGACGACAAGTTCGTCTACGTCTACAACTTCACCCCGTCGACCTCGGTCACTGTGGTCGACACCCAGGCCAAGGCCGTTGCCACGGAAATCGCCATCCCCGGTTGCGTACTCAACTACCCGGTCGGCAACCGCCGCTTCGCCTCGCTGTGCGGCGACGGCAGCCTGCAAGTGGTGACCCTCAACGACCAGGGCCAGGAAACCGCGCGCAGCCGCACGCCGTTCTTTGATCCGAACGCGGAAAAACTGGTAGAGCGCGCGGTCAACGTCGGCGACACCTACTACTTCACCACCACGACCGGCACCGTGCGCCCGGTGGATTTCGCCGGCGATGCGCCGAAGATCCTGCCGTCCTGGTCACTGGTTTCCGACGAAGACAAGAAGGCCGGTTGGGCGCCGGGTGGCTGGCAGTTGATGGCCGTGGCACCGAAGCTGGATCGTCTGTACGTGCTGATGCACGACGCCCACGAAGCCATGAAGTGGGAAGACCCAAGCCCGCTGATCTGGGCGTTTGACCTCAAGACCCACAAGAAGGTAGCGACCCTGGAAGCCCCGGTTCCGGTGTGGAGCATGCAGGCCACTGGCGACGACAAGCCGCTGTTGCTGGGTGCGGACGTGGAAGGCGGTTTGCAGATTTTCGATCTGAAGACCAACAAGCTCACCGGCAGTATGCCGAAAGTCGCGAAGACCGCGACTCAGGTCCTGAGCTACTAA
- a CDS encoding MauE/DoxX family redox-associated membrane protein, whose translation MHTDPIFIIASAIAIAVLLASAATHKLRAPARFTRQLADYQLLPDALVRPTARLVPLLELAIAFALLVPASRGDAAFSAASLLALYAAAIGINLWRGRADIDCGCAGPDQAQPLRPVLLARNSALVALALVASVAPVARDLNLFDGFVTLAAAAVALLIYAAADGLLANSPLLLKLIGR comes from the coding sequence ATGCACACAGATCCGATCTTCATCATTGCCAGCGCCATCGCCATCGCGGTGTTGCTGGCCAGTGCCGCGACCCACAAGTTGCGCGCACCGGCCCGCTTCACCCGGCAACTGGCGGACTACCAATTGCTGCCCGATGCGCTGGTGCGCCCAACGGCACGCCTGGTTCCGCTGCTGGAACTGGCCATCGCCTTTGCCCTGCTGGTACCGGCAAGCCGTGGCGACGCCGCGTTCAGTGCCGCCAGCCTGTTGGCGCTGTACGCCGCCGCCATCGGCATCAACCTGTGGCGTGGTCGTGCGGACATCGACTGCGGTTGCGCCGGTCCCGACCAGGCGCAACCACTGCGCCCGGTACTGCTGGCACGCAACAGTGCACTGGTAGCCCTGGCGTTGGTGGCCAGCGTGGCGCCGGTGGCCCGCGACCTCAACCTGTTCGATGGTTTCGTGACCCTGGCCGCCGCCGCTGTCGCGCTGCTCATCTACGCCGCTGCCGATGGCTTGCTGGCGAATTCCCCTCTTCTGCTCAAATTGATTGGTAGGTAA
- the mauD gene encoding methylamine dehydrogenase accessory protein MauD codes for MEGLIVSNVLLWVLLVAVAFVVMGLVRQIGVLHGRLAPAGALMVDKGVAVNEAAPQITASDRHGRPVNFGYAGEKSQLLFFLSPTCPICKSLLPAIKSIAKEQAGNLDVVFVSDGDMDAQQALIREHKLEDATYVVGPEVGMTYQIGKLPYAALIDKAGTLRAKGLVNSREHLDSLFEVEHLKHATLQQYLNAQPHTHDHDHSHGHSH; via the coding sequence ATGGAAGGCTTGATTGTTTCCAACGTTCTGCTCTGGGTGCTGCTGGTGGCCGTGGCGTTTGTCGTCATGGGCCTGGTGCGGCAGATTGGCGTGCTGCACGGTCGCCTGGCCCCGGCTGGCGCGCTGATGGTTGACAAAGGTGTGGCGGTCAATGAAGCCGCACCACAAATCACCGCCTCCGACCGTCACGGTCGCCCGGTGAACTTCGGTTATGCCGGCGAGAAATCGCAACTGCTGTTCTTCCTCTCGCCGACCTGCCCGATCTGCAAGTCGCTGCTGCCGGCGATCAAATCCATCGCCAAGGAACAAGCAGGCAACCTCGACGTGGTGTTCGTCAGCGACGGCGACATGGACGCCCAGCAAGCGCTGATCCGCGAACACAAACTGGAAGACGCGACTTATGTGGTCGGCCCGGAAGTCGGCATGACCTACCAGATCGGCAAGCTGCCGTACGCCGCGCTGATCGACAAGGCCGGCACCCTGCGCGCCAAAGGCCTGGTCAACTCCCGCGAGCACCTGGACAGCCTGTTCGAGGTCGAGCACCTCAAGCACGCGACGCTACAGCAGTACCTCAATGCCCAGCCGCACACCCACGATCACGACCACAGCCACGGCCATAGCCACTGA
- a CDS encoding methylamine dehydrogenase light chain, with protein sequence MKLLDLLFERSTRRVADTTSRRKLLSRMGSLMVAGAALPLLLPLDRTSKALAAEPAQAGDPGDPNSCDYWRYCSIDGFLCSCCGGSVTSCPPGTEASQVTWIGTCRNPADGKDYIISYNDCCGKQSCAQCACTRNDSEEPAYRPFNNNDVNWCLAAKSHIYHCTVSVIRGVAV encoded by the coding sequence ATGAAACTGCTGGATCTGTTGTTTGAGCGTTCGACCCGTCGCGTGGCCGACACCACGTCGCGCCGTAAATTGCTGTCGCGCATGGGTTCGCTGATGGTGGCCGGTGCCGCCCTGCCCCTGCTGCTGCCCCTGGACCGCACCAGCAAGGCCCTGGCCGCGGAGCCCGCGCAAGCTGGCGACCCGGGTGATCCGAACAGCTGCGACTACTGGCGCTATTGCTCCATCGACGGCTTTCTGTGCAGCTGCTGCGGCGGGTCGGTGACGTCCTGCCCTCCGGGCACCGAAGCCTCGCAAGTGACCTGGATCGGCACCTGCCGCAACCCGGCCGATGGCAAGGACTACATCATTTCCTATAACGACTGCTGCGGTAAGCAAAGCTGCGCCCAGTGCGCCTGCACCCGTAACGACAGTGAAGAACCGGCTTACCGCCCGTTCAACAACAACGATGTGAACTGGTGCCTGGCCGCCAAATCGCACATCTACCACTGCACCGTTTCGGTTATCCGCGGCGTCGCCGTCTAA
- a CDS encoding cytochrome C: MRSLILLSLVCALSAPLAQARAIPDPNQHHAPGNESAQTPIAQAGYSVGVNYQLQCAGCHLGDGTGSAANDTPRMKGFVGNFLKVPGGREFLVRVPGMSQSALNNAQLADLLNWLMREDGMAGKSVPADYQPYTAEEVTALRAKTMLNLPGTRGELIKAMRAQGIAIDDGMNY, from the coding sequence ATGCGTAGTTTGATATTGCTCAGTCTCGTCTGCGCCTTGAGCGCCCCGCTCGCCCAGGCACGGGCCATTCCCGATCCGAACCAGCATCACGCGCCGGGCAATGAATCAGCGCAAACCCCGATAGCCCAGGCCGGGTACAGCGTCGGCGTGAACTACCAGTTGCAATGCGCCGGTTGCCACCTGGGCGACGGCACGGGTTCCGCCGCCAACGACACACCACGGATGAAGGGCTTTGTCGGCAACTTCCTGAAAGTCCCCGGTGGCCGCGAATTCCTCGTGCGGGTACCGGGCATGTCGCAGTCGGCGTTGAACAACGCGCAACTGGCGGACTTGCTCAACTGGCTGATGCGCGAGGACGGCATGGCTGGCAAAAGCGTGCCGGCCGACTATCAGCCTTACACCGCCGAAGAAGTCACGGCGTTGCGCGCCAAGACCATGCTCAACCTGCCCGGCACCCGTGGCGAGTTGATCAAGGCCATGCGAGCCCAGGGCATCGCGATCGATGACGGGATGAACTACTGA
- a CDS encoding DUF4287 domain-containing protein, with product MTEETKTKGPASYFPSIEKKYGQPISHWLDLLKAITDKKHMELVAWLKTEHGMGHGHANALVAYHLAASKSA from the coding sequence GTGACCGAAGAGACAAAAACCAAAGGACCGGCTTCGTATTTCCCGTCTATTGAAAAAAAGTATGGGCAGCCGATCAGCCATTGGCTGGACCTGCTCAAAGCCATCACTGACAAGAAACATATGGAACTGGTGGCCTGGCTCAAAACCGAACACGGCATGGGTCATGGCCACGCCAATGCGCTGGTTGCCTATCATCTGGCCGCCAGCAAAAGCGCCTAG
- a CDS encoding class I SAM-dependent methyltransferase produces the protein MSASESTLLDSWHHNAQAWIDAIRTGSIESRLKVTDQAILLAVLGRQPERVLDLGCGEGWLLRALADRAIDAVGVDGDPTLVEAARAAGSSPVHVASYEALAEAQVDIGRDYNLICANFALLQQDIIPLLGAMNTLLAPGGALVIQTLHPWTAAAGDYQDGWREETFAGFKGQWQPMPWYFRTLSSWLNALDMAGFTLAGLQEPQHPQSPVPQSLLLVAEPRRL, from the coding sequence ATGTCAGCCTCCGAATCCACCCTCCTCGACAGCTGGCACCACAACGCCCAGGCCTGGATCGACGCCATCCGCACGGGCTCCATCGAAAGCCGCCTGAAGGTCACCGACCAGGCCATCCTGCTGGCGGTACTCGGCCGCCAGCCCGAGCGTGTGCTCGACCTGGGTTGCGGCGAAGGCTGGCTGTTGCGTGCATTGGCTGACCGCGCCATCGATGCGGTCGGTGTGGATGGCGATCCGACGCTGGTCGAGGCGGCGCGGGCGGCGGGTTCTTCGCCGGTGCATGTGGCGAGTTATGAAGCGCTGGCAGAAGCGCAAGTCGACATCGGCCGCGACTACAACCTGATCTGCGCGAATTTCGCCCTGCTGCAACAGGACATCATCCCCCTGCTCGGCGCCATGAACACCCTGCTCGCCCCCGGTGGCGCGCTGGTGATCCAGACACTGCATCCGTGGACGGCTGCGGCAGGTGACTATCAGGATGGCTGGCGGGAAGAAACCTTCGCCGGGTTCAAGGGGCAGTGGCAGCCGATGCCGTGGTATTTCCGTACCCTGTCCAGTTGGCTCAATGCCCTGGACATGGCCGGTTTTACCCTGGCCGGCTTGCAGGAACCGCAGCACCCGCAAAGCCCCGTGCCACAGTCATTGCTGTTGGTGGCCGAGCCACGGCGCCTGTAG